Proteins from a single region of Macrotis lagotis isolate mMagLag1 chromosome 2, bilby.v1.9.chrom.fasta, whole genome shotgun sequence:
- the RNF41 gene encoding E3 ubiquitin-protein ligase NRDP1 yields the protein MGYDVARFQGDVDEDLICPICSGVLEEPVQAPHCEHAFCNACITQWFSQQQTCPVDRSVVTVAHLRPVPRIMRNMLSKLQIACDNAVFGCSAVVRLDNLMSHLSDCEHNPKRPVTCEQGCGLEMPKDELPNHNCIKHLRSVVQQQQTRIAELEKTSAEHKHQLAEQKRDIQLLKAYMRAIRSVNPNLQNLEETIEYNEILEWVNSLQPARVTRWGGMISTPDAVLQAVIKRSLVESGCPASIVNELIENAHERSWPQGLATLETRQMNRRYYENYVAKRIPGKQAVVVMACENQHMGDDMVQEPGLVMIFAHGVEEI from the exons ATGGGGTATGATGTAGCCCGTTTCCAGGGGGATGTTGATGAAGACCTTATCTGTCCTATCTGCAGTGGAGTTTTGGAGGAGCCAGTGCAG GCCCCTCACTGTGAGCACGCCTTCTGCAATGCCTGCATCACCCAGTGGTTCTCTCAGCAGCAGACGTGCCCGGTAGACAGAAGCGTAGTGACAGTTGCCCACCTGCGCCCCGTCCCCCGGATCATGCGGAACATGCTGTCAAAACTGCAGATTGCCTGTGACAACGCTGTGTTTGGCTGCAGCGCCGTTGTGCGGCTGGACAACCTCATGTCTCATCTCAGTGACTGCGAGCACAACCCCAAGCGGCCCGTCACCTGCGAGCAGGGCTGTGG CCTGGAGATGCCCAAAGATGAGCTGCCCAACCACAACTGCATTAAGCATCTACGCTCAGTGGTACAGCAGCAACAGACACGAATTGCGGAGCTAGAGAAGACTTCAGCTGAGCATAAGCACCAGCTGGCAGAGCAG AAGCGGGACATTCAGTTGCTGAAGGCTTACATGCGAGCTATTCGAAGTGTCAATCCCAACCTTCAGAATCTGGAGGAGACTATTGAATACAATGAGATCCTAGA GTGGGTCAACTCCCTGCAGCCAGCACGGGTGACACGCTGGGGTGGCATGATCTCCACGCCGGATGCTGTTCTGCAAGCAGTCATCAAGCGCTCTCTGGTGGAGAGTGGCTGTCCAGCCTCCATAGTCAATGAGCTGATTGAAAATGCTCATGAGCGAAGCTGGCCCCAGGGCCTGGCCACACTAGAGACACGTCAGATGAACCGACGCTACTATGAGAACTATGTAGCCAAACGTATCCCTGGCAAGCAGGCAGTGGTGGTCATGGCCTGCGAGAACCAGCACATGGGTGATGACATGGTGCAGGAACCAGGGCTTGTCATGATATTTGCACACGGCGTGGAGGAAATCTAG